One genomic region from Vanacampus margaritifer isolate UIUO_Vmar chromosome 2, RoL_Vmar_1.0, whole genome shotgun sequence encodes:
- the LOC144043930 gene encoding immediate early response gene 2 protein-like, whose protein sequence is MQAFSPINTLDYFSTATESTDMEESDQALRIYYASWGKLQSTRIQRGGQRLHRSLMLIQMIESSSDLYFSALANAQGGQRVADSPAETRTAADKESMEACLAISQCRTPPILTTSSEASH, encoded by the exons ATGCAAGCGTTCTCTCCTATCAACACTTTAG ACTACTTCTCCACTGCAACTGAG TCAACAGACATGGAGGAGAGCGACCAGGCCTTGAGGATCTATTATGCTTCTTGGGGAAAACTGCAAAGCACCCGCATTCAGAGAGGAGGACAGCGTCTTCACCGGAGCCTCATGCTGATCCAAATGATCGAATCCTCCAGTGACCTCTACTTCTCGGCTCTGGCAAACGCGCAAGGCGGCCAACGGGTTGCCGACAGCCCCGCGGAGACGCGCACGGCCGCTGACAAGGAGAGCATGGAAGCATGCCTCGCCATCTCCCAGTGTAGAACTCCTCCGATCCTCACCACCTCTTCGGAGGCTTCTCATTAG